A single region of the Flavobacteriales bacterium genome encodes:
- the rlmN gene encoding 23S rRNA (adenine(2503)-C(2))-methyltransferase RlmN, producing the protein MKDIREISLDELTETLANWGEKSFRAKQIFEWLWKKNARSFEQMTNLSKPLREKLIQHFSFKTIKPDIIQKSNDGTIKIGFRLHDGFMVEGVLIPSKKRMTACVSSQVGCSLNCTFCATGYLKRERNLTHYEIFDQVAIINELAQENYQIPLSNIVFMGMGEPLLNYSEVMNGIELITSPDAMAMSPSRITLSTAGITKMIKKMADEEVRFNLALSLHAATNEKRSKIMPINESNTLEDLVEALNYFYDKTGSRITLEYCVINEVNDTPEDAQELANFAKQITCKINLIEYNAISMADYKSSSGNRTDRFVKHLENQHLIVNLRRSRGKDIDAACGQLANKN; encoded by the coding sequence ATGAAGGATATTCGGGAAATATCTCTGGACGAATTAACCGAAACGCTTGCCAATTGGGGTGAGAAATCATTTCGGGCAAAACAAATTTTTGAATGGCTTTGGAAAAAAAATGCACGGTCGTTTGAACAAATGACCAACCTTTCAAAACCACTACGCGAAAAACTCATTCAGCATTTTAGCTTTAAGACTATTAAGCCTGACATTATTCAAAAAAGCAATGATGGCACGATAAAAATTGGTTTTAGATTGCATGATGGATTTATGGTTGAAGGAGTTTTGATACCTTCCAAAAAGCGGATGACGGCCTGTGTTTCGAGCCAAGTAGGATGCAGCCTTAATTGCACATTTTGTGCTACCGGATATTTAAAAAGAGAGAGAAACCTAACACATTACGAAATATTTGATCAAGTGGCCATTATCAATGAACTGGCTCAAGAAAATTATCAAATTCCATTATCAAACATCGTTTTTATGGGCATGGGCGAGCCGCTTTTAAACTATTCAGAGGTAATGAACGGAATTGAACTTATTACATCCCCTGATGCAATGGCCATGTCTCCGAGCAGGATAACTCTTAGTACGGCTGGCATAACCAAAATGATAAAGAAAATGGCAGATGAAGAGGTTCGATTCAATCTCGCACTTTCATTACACGCTGCCACGAACGAAAAACGATCCAAGATAATGCCCATAAATGAAAGCAATACGTTGGAAGATTTGGTGGAGGCTTTGAATTATTTTTATGACAAAACGGGGTCAAGAATTACTCTGGAATATTGTGTAATAAACGAGGTGAACGACACACCGGAAGATGCACAAGAGTTGGCCAATTTTGCCAAACAAATTACCTGCAAAATAAATCTTATAGAATACAACGCCATTTCTATGGCCGACTATAAATCATCATCCGGCAACAGAACCGACAGATTTGTAAAACATCTTGAAAACCAACATTTGATTGTAAACCTTCGCAGAAGTAGAGGAAAGGATATTGATGCCGCCTGTGGGCAACTTGCCAATAAGAACTGA
- a CDS encoding phosphoribosylformylglycinamidine cyclo-ligase, with amino-acid sequence MSRYSKRGVSSKKEDVHNAIAKLDKGLYPNAFCKVVPDYLGNDANYCNIMHADGAGTKSSLAYLYWKETGDLSVWKGIAQDAIVMNIDDLLCIGVADNFLLSSTIGRNKNKIPGEVIAAIINGTNEFIEEMAAHDVQIIQTGGETADLGDLVKTVIVDSTVIARTKKSSIIENNIKPGNVIVAFESHGQAVYENFYNAGMGSNGLTSARHDIFKKEYATKYPESFDGEIDLEYVYSGSFGLTDKVPDMPVDMGKAVLSPTRTYAPLMKEILKNFQSEINGIIHCSGGAQTKVLRFIKNLKVVKDNLMPIPPLFKYLSQESGSDMKEMMEVFNMGHRLEIYIDRKHAAELIDISKSFGINAQVVGFCEAAEGQHLEITHNNQTVNWSFSE; translated from the coding sequence ATGAGTCGGTATTCGAAAAGAGGAGTTAGCTCAAAAAAAGAAGACGTACACAATGCAATTGCCAAATTGGATAAAGGTTTATACCCAAATGCGTTTTGCAAAGTAGTTCCCGATTATTTGGGGAATGATGCCAACTATTGCAATATTATGCACGCCGATGGTGCCGGAACGAAATCATCATTAGCCTATCTTTATTGGAAAGAAACGGGTGACTTGAGTGTTTGGAAAGGTATTGCTCAGGATGCTATTGTAATGAATATTGACGACCTTCTGTGTATTGGGGTAGCAGATAATTTCCTACTCAGCTCCACCATCGGAAGAAATAAAAATAAAATTCCAGGAGAGGTAATAGCCGCAATTATTAATGGCACCAACGAATTTATCGAAGAAATGGCGGCACATGATGTGCAGATAATTCAAACCGGTGGCGAAACTGCCGATTTGGGTGATTTGGTTAAAACAGTAATTGTGGACAGTACGGTTATAGCCCGAACCAAAAAAAGTTCTATTATAGAAAACAATATAAAACCCGGAAATGTAATCGTGGCTTTTGAATCGCATGGGCAGGCGGTTTACGAAAATTTTTATAATGCGGGCATGGGAAGCAACGGCTTAACCTCTGCTCGGCACGATATATTTAAAAAGGAATATGCCACAAAATATCCAGAAAGTTTTGACGGCGAGATTGATTTGGAATATGTCTATTCCGGTAGTTTTGGTTTGACCGACAAGGTGCCAGATATGCCTGTGGACATGGGTAAAGCAGTTTTATCTCCTACCCGAACGTATGCACCGTTGATGAAAGAAATTTTGAAAAATTTTCAATCAGAAATAAATGGCATTATACACTGCTCAGGTGGAGCTCAAACAAAGGTGCTGCGTTTTATCAAAAACCTAAAAGTGGTAAAGGATAATTTAATGCCAATTCCACCACTTTTTAAATACCTTTCCCAAGAGTCGGGCAGCGATATGAAAGAGATGATGGAAGTTTTCAATATGGGTCATCGATTGGAAATATACATCGACCGGAAACATGCTGCAGAACTAATTGATATATCAAAATCATTTGGAATAAATGCACAAGTAGTGGGTTTTTGTGAGGCAGCCGAAGGGCAACATTTAGAAATAACACACAACAATCAAACCGTAAACTGGAGCTTTTCAGAATGA
- a CDS encoding amino acid dehydrogenase, translating to MENTAANAEALLKQFEEKRPEIIFEWNDSETDARGWLVINSLKNGSAGGGTRMRKGLDVREVESLAKTMEVKFSVSGPAIGGAKSGINFDPSDPRKKEVLRRWYKAVTPMLKYYYGTGGDMNVDEIHEVIPMCAENGVLHPQEGTVNGHFTSYTPEEKLAAVGRLQKGVSLVMEDARFTPDLSKNYTIADLITGWGVAEAVRHYYAIWGGMMNHKRAIIQGWGNVAAAAAFYLAKNGVSVVGIIDRDGGVINEAGFSLEEIIDMFVSRDGNKLSTENMLSFDEVNERIWKLKSEIFIPGAGSRLVTKENVQNMIDGGMEVISCGANVPFADKEIFMGPISRFADENIAVIPDFIANCGMARVFAYLQLKTAEVNDVNILMDASEIIEKALLKVHQFNNKNTGISSKALELSLMTLMK from the coding sequence ATGGAAAATACAGCAGCAAACGCAGAAGCTTTATTAAAGCAATTTGAGGAAAAAAGACCAGAAATTATTTTTGAATGGAATGATAGCGAAACCGATGCAAGAGGTTGGTTGGTTATTAACTCATTAAAAAATGGTTCGGCAGGTGGTGGAACCCGCATGCGGAAAGGACTTGATGTTAGAGAGGTGGAGTCATTGGCCAAAACAATGGAGGTTAAATTTTCGGTTAGTGGGCCGGCCATTGGCGGTGCAAAAAGCGGTATCAATTTCGACCCGTCCGACCCCCGCAAAAAGGAAGTATTAAGAAGATGGTATAAGGCCGTTACTCCCATGTTGAAATATTACTATGGCACCGGTGGCGATATGAACGTTGATGAAATTCATGAAGTGATCCCGATGTGTGCCGAAAATGGAGTTTTGCATCCGCAAGAGGGAACTGTAAACGGACATTTTACAAGCTACACACCAGAAGAAAAATTGGCCGCGGTTGGCCGTTTGCAAAAAGGTGTTTCTTTGGTAATGGAAGATGCACGTTTTACTCCAGATTTATCAAAAAATTATACCATTGCCGACCTAATTACCGGTTGGGGTGTGGCAGAAGCCGTTCGCCACTATTACGCCATTTGGGGTGGTATGATGAATCATAAACGTGCCATTATTCAAGGATGGGGCAATGTGGCCGCTGCCGCTGCTTTTTATTTAGCAAAAAACGGTGTTTCGGTTGTGGGTATCATTGATAGAGATGGTGGAGTGATAAACGAAGCAGGTTTTTCTTTAGAAGAAATCATCGATATGTTTGTATCACGCGATGGAAACAAGCTTTCAACTGAAAATATGTTGAGTTTTGACGAAGTAAACGAACGAATTTGGAAACTGAAATCAGAAATATTTATACCTGGTGCAGGCTCGAGACTCGTTACTAAAGAAAACGTACAAAACATGATTGACGGTGGCATGGAAGTAATAAGCTGTGGAGCCAATGTGCCATTTGCCGATAAAGAAATTTTTATGGGGCCTATTTCTCGATTTGCAGACGAAAACATTGCCGTAATTCCTGATTTTATCGCCAATTGCGGTATGGCACGGGTGTTTGCCTATTTACAGCTTAAAACCGCTGAGGTAAACGATGTGAACATACTTATGGATGCTTCAGAAATAATAGAAAAGGCACTTCTAAAAGTTCATCAGTTCAACAACAAAAATACTGGCATTAGCAGCAAAGCTCTTGAGCTTAGCCTGATGACACTGATGAAATAG
- a CDS encoding PDZ domain-containing protein, with protein MKERSKYEPLLYAILIGFGVMVGLFWNVFVQKKGFGQNTKIEQVMSLLEREYVDSLSYSQIEDRGISQMLQSFDPHSVYIPTQYVEFASQDLKANFVGVGVEFMIYRDTPYVVRVLQQGPAYVARVLPGDRILKADTNNLLKLESDKVIALIKGESKSLVKLNIYRPQTKQNLTVEVKRESIKNPSVYGFQVDSKTLYVKIEHFAENTSEEFVNFIEKSKTNTTKNLIIDLRNNTGGYLKTAIDILDEIVSGEELLAYTKSHSKTETRYSSSKKGICEDLNIAVLVNENSASASEIVSGALQDLDRALIIGSQTYGKGLVQETFQLHDGSQIRLTISRYYIPSGRSIQKPYDKDGYKHLDSLALAEYGKDFKTKNGRIVKSLGGITPDILLSNTDENYSTKNIGISAIKILDKNINRWHNMDYQTWVSSGQIDAVIHSNIDSTHHFLPVKNRLIYQLYGSEPLYQFELKQDEAVKRALQEFSASNKLFLF; from the coding sequence TTGAAAGAAAGAAGTAAATACGAACCATTACTCTATGCCATACTTATTGGTTTTGGAGTAATGGTTGGTCTTTTTTGGAATGTCTTTGTACAAAAAAAGGGATTTGGACAAAACACCAAAATTGAGCAGGTAATGTCTTTGTTGGAGAGAGAATATGTTGACTCTCTTTCCTACAGTCAAATTGAAGATAGGGGTATATCGCAGATGCTTCAATCTTTCGACCCCCACTCGGTTTATATTCCAACCCAGTATGTTGAGTTTGCCAGTCAAGATTTAAAAGCAAATTTTGTGGGAGTTGGCGTGGAGTTTATGATTTACCGAGACACGCCTTATGTGGTAAGAGTATTGCAGCAAGGTCCAGCTTATGTTGCCAGAGTTTTACCCGGTGATAGAATTTTGAAAGCAGATACAAATAACCTGCTTAAATTAGAAAGCGACAAGGTTATTGCATTAATAAAAGGTGAATCTAAAAGCCTTGTTAAACTAAACATTTATCGCCCTCAAACCAAACAAAATCTTACGGTTGAGGTAAAACGAGAAAGCATTAAAAACCCCAGTGTTTACGGGTTTCAGGTGGATTCTAAAACACTATATGTAAAGATAGAACACTTTGCAGAAAACACCTCTGAAGAGTTTGTTAACTTCATTGAGAAATCGAAAACCAACACCACCAAAAACTTGATTATTGATTTGAGAAACAACACAGGAGGATACTTAAAAACCGCCATTGATATTTTAGATGAAATAGTTTCGGGTGAAGAATTGTTGGCCTACACCAAATCTCATTCCAAAACAGAAACCCGATACTCTTCCTCCAAAAAGGGAATTTGCGAAGATTTGAATATAGCCGTTTTGGTCAATGAAAATTCTGCATCGGCAAGCGAAATAGTGAGTGGTGCTTTGCAAGATTTAGACAGAGCCTTGATAATTGGTAGTCAAACTTACGGCAAAGGCCTTGTTCAAGAAACATTCCAACTGCACGATGGTTCGCAAATTAGGCTTACAATTTCACGTTACTACATTCCTTCGGGTCGCTCTATACAAAAACCTTATGATAAAGATGGATACAAACATCTTGACTCATTGGCTTTAGCAGAATACGGCAAAGACTTTAAAACAAAAAACGGAAGAATTGTTAAAAGTTTGGGTGGTATTACTCCAGACATTCTTTTATCCAACACCGATGAAAACTATTCTACCAAAAATATTGGAATTTCAGCAATAAAGATCTTAGACAAAAATATAAACCGCTGGCATAATATGGATTACCAAACTTGGGTTTCAAGTGGACAAATTGATGCAGTAATCCATTCTAATATTGACTCCACCCACCATTTTCTACCCGTAAAAAACAGACTTATCTATCAACTTTACGGCAGTGAACCGCTCTATCAATTTGAGTTAAAACAAGATGAGGCGGTTAAGCGAGCGTTGCAAGAATTTTCTGCTTCGAATAAATTGTTTTTATTCTGA
- a CDS encoding glycosyltransferase family 4 protein: MIRLGEIEEKKAPLPLIVSIAESLNILHLSSPLSWRGGEQQLFYLFNGLKIKGIRQLVFCPENSILATKLADTDKILFEKKSGFDLNAAKMLKNMCAKNGVNLIHAHDSHSHTTAVLAALLFGNKPDIVLSRRVDFEIGKSWFSHYKYNFKKIKAIVCVSEAIRQIVLPKIKRTEMVKTVHSGVDSSKFFGVKKKNLKQELGIPTETKMVANVAALADHKDYPTFLRTAKNVLSKKQDVVFLIIGSGELEEELKEQAHNLKIANKVLFLGFRDDLPQLYPNFDLILFTSKTEGLGTSVLDAFANKIPVVATNAGGIPEMIINNETGLLAQIGDDLELSKLVIELLDNREKSMKLAENANQKLAEFSVENMVNKTYEIYQQIAAN; this comes from the coding sequence ATGATTCGTTTGGGCGAAATTGAGGAGAAAAAAGCACCTTTGCCATTAATTGTGAGCATTGCCGAAAGCCTTAATATTCTTCATCTGAGTTCACCACTATCATGGCGTGGTGGCGAGCAACAGCTCTTTTATCTGTTTAATGGCTTAAAGATAAAAGGAATAAGGCAATTGGTTTTCTGTCCAGAAAATAGCATTTTGGCCACCAAGTTAGCCGACACCGATAAAATTTTATTTGAAAAAAAGTCTGGTTTTGACCTAAATGCTGCTAAAATGCTAAAAAATATGTGTGCAAAAAATGGGGTAAATCTCATTCATGCTCACGATTCGCACTCGCACACTACCGCCGTTTTAGCTGCACTTCTATTTGGCAATAAACCGGATATTGTTTTGAGTAGAAGGGTGGATTTTGAAATAGGCAAATCTTGGTTTTCGCACTACAAATACAACTTCAAAAAAATAAAAGCCATAGTGTGCGTATCGGAAGCAATTCGGCAAATTGTTTTACCCAAAATAAAAAGAACCGAAATGGTTAAGACCGTACATTCGGGAGTTGACAGTTCTAAATTTTTTGGTGTTAAAAAAAAGAATTTAAAGCAAGAACTGGGCATACCAACTGAAACAAAAATGGTGGCTAATGTGGCAGCATTGGCCGACCACAAAGATTACCCTACTTTTTTGCGAACTGCAAAAAATGTGTTGAGCAAAAAACAGGATGTCGTTTTTTTAATTATTGGCTCAGGCGAATTGGAAGAAGAGCTTAAAGAGCAGGCACACAATTTGAAAATTGCAAACAAAGTTTTGTTTTTGGGTTTTCGAGACGATTTGCCTCAGCTTTATCCCAATTTTGATTTGATATTGTTTACCTCCAAAACAGAGGGACTGGGAACTTCCGTTTTAGATGCATTTGCAAATAAAATTCCGGTGGTGGCAACCAACGCTGGTGGAATACCCGAAATGATTATAAACAATGAAACTGGCTTGTTAGCACAAATTGGAGATGATTTGGAGCTATCTAAACTTGTTATCGAGTTACTCGATAATCGAGAAAAGTCAATGAAATTAGCAGAAAATGCAAACCAAAAACTTGCAGAATTTTCGGTAGAAAATATGGTAAACAAAACCTATGAAATATATCAACAAATAGCTGCCAATTAA
- a CDS encoding anhydro-N-acetylmuramic acid kinase, translating into MKTYRVVGVMSGTSMDGVDLAHCQLTENEAGQWNYKINAAKTIQYSDLWRLRLSKLRNQNALNVYRTDRYYGEYIGRLINEFLAENYLTADLISSHGHTIFHQPENNLTFQIGSPSAISAITGLPTVANFRAIDVVKKGEGAPISGIGDRLLFSEYDMGLNLGGFANISAVIDGKSVAFDIAPCNIVLNRIAREFDLEFDKDGKIAEKGSINYDLLSELNGIEYYKQPYPKSLGREWINENFWFRVKQSDVSKQDKMKTLVDHIGQQIGNDIEQLSNGKQNIKIIVTGGGAFNPVLIDHIQTHTDAEIIVPDRTLIEYKEALIFALMGILRVQNKPNIWASFTGAKSDSIGGELAGDFSKLH; encoded by the coding sequence ATGAAAACGTATAGGGTTGTTGGTGTAATGTCTGGAACTTCAATGGATGGCGTTGATTTGGCACATTGCCAATTGACCGAAAACGAAGCCGGACAATGGAACTACAAAATAAATGCTGCCAAAACAATCCAATATAGCGATTTGTGGCGTTTGAGATTATCAAAATTACGCAACCAAAACGCTCTAAATGTGTATAGAACCGATAGATATTATGGCGAATATATAGGCCGTCTGATAAACGAATTTTTGGCAGAAAATTACTTGACGGCTGATTTAATAAGCTCACATGGTCACACCATTTTTCATCAACCCGAAAATAATTTGACCTTTCAAATTGGTTCGCCAAGTGCTATATCTGCAATTACCGGGCTTCCTACGGTTGCCAACTTTCGTGCTATTGATGTTGTAAAAAAGGGCGAAGGAGCCCCGATTTCGGGCATTGGTGATCGGTTACTTTTTTCTGAATACGATATGGGTTTAAATCTCGGTGGATTTGCCAATATTTCTGCAGTTATTGATGGGAAATCGGTTGCTTTTGATATTGCACCATGCAATATTGTTTTAAACCGAATAGCTCGTGAGTTTGATTTGGAATTTGACAAAGACGGCAAAATTGCCGAAAAAGGCTCCATTAACTACGACCTTCTTAGTGAGCTAAACGGCATTGAATATTACAAACAACCCTATCCAAAATCGCTTGGCAGAGAGTGGATAAATGAAAACTTTTGGTTTAGGGTTAAACAAAGCGATGTATCGAAACAAGACAAAATGAAAACCTTGGTTGACCACATTGGCCAACAAATAGGCAACGATATTGAACAATTGAGCAACGGAAAACAAAATATTAAAATTATTGTAACAGGTGGCGGAGCTTTTAACCCGGTTTTAATAGACCATATTCAAACCCATACAGATGCTGAAATAATTGTGCCTGACCGCACTTTGATAGAATATAAGGAAGCCCTGATATTCGCTTTGATGGGCATTTTAAGAGTGCAAAACAAACCCAATATTTGGGCTTCATTTACGGGTGCAAAATCTGACTCAATTGGTGGTGAGTTAGCCGGAGATTTTTCTAAATTGCACTAA
- a CDS encoding cadherin repeat domain-containing protein, with protein sequence MRAVFTISLFFIWGIGIGQTAHKITSTYSLSFPYGFRATNFDNILYFNAFHAKNGWQLFKLENEKLTQISDFKQNLSKKEVPEIMQGGMISNLTLFEGSVYFFVKGKGFPSGIYRIKGNKTELVYECEKTSNQFATSHNQLITCVKKTTITKKSSNTENLMLSITNGRINTEKLKTDDIFEEIMVVNNSIYGVCHGKLYCTTPTMTQIREAGNYVFGLSQNNSNLWFNYYQKNDFGNVVPYVAMLDKDDKIKKIPHDNSDINAPIFWTQNHGFLMVKKDSSRLYDYAQNGKLIGTFSLDFDLMGASETLGQTVFSLGRLDSSFLYQINGNKVIQQEFDYTKNQRNLTSQNDYLIFLADEHGRTSLYKSVPMMPPLVANQNFSFLDFWQNGHSVGNIHAQGFGERPKLRYYAESGSGLDYFNVDEYSGEISIKDNQKFYTSKSLSFDLKVRVSDRKNGDSHCTITLERKRNRPFNSYNVRESLIFFPDFKRVNTLTTSKLPDGLTVWIYDLDYNMIDEITINNGAIILGGYPSGVYLINVDNGQNLYQKIELK encoded by the coding sequence ATGAGGGCGGTTTTTACCATATCATTATTCTTCATTTGGGGCATTGGCATTGGCCAAACGGCACATAAAATAACTTCCACCTATTCTCTAAGTTTTCCTTACGGGTTTAGAGCAACGAACTTTGATAATATTTTGTATTTCAATGCATTTCATGCAAAAAATGGTTGGCAACTTTTTAAATTGGAAAACGAAAAACTAACTCAAATATCAGATTTTAAACAAAACCTGAGCAAAAAAGAAGTACCGGAAATAATGCAAGGTGGCATGATATCCAACCTAACTCTATTTGAAGGCTCCGTTTACTTTTTTGTAAAAGGAAAAGGTTTTCCATCGGGCATATATAGAATAAAGGGCAATAAGACAGAATTGGTTTATGAATGCGAAAAAACAAGCAACCAATTTGCCACATCGCACAATCAATTAATAACTTGCGTTAAAAAAACAACCATCACAAAAAAGAGTAGCAATACCGAGAACCTTATGCTCAGCATAACGAATGGACGTATTAACACAGAAAAACTAAAAACCGATGATATATTTGAAGAAATAATGGTGGTAAACAATAGTATTTATGGCGTTTGTCATGGAAAACTTTATTGCACTACTCCAACCATGACACAAATTAGGGAAGCTGGAAATTATGTGTTTGGTTTAAGCCAAAACAACTCCAATTTATGGTTTAATTATTATCAAAAAAATGACTTTGGAAACGTAGTGCCCTATGTTGCCATGCTTGATAAGGATGATAAAATCAAAAAAATTCCGCACGACAATAGTGACATTAATGCCCCAATTTTTTGGACTCAAAATCATGGTTTTTTGATGGTAAAAAAGGATTCATCCCGATTGTATGATTATGCCCAAAACGGAAAATTAATTGGTACTTTTTCCCTCGATTTTGACTTAATGGGAGCATCAGAAACATTGGGTCAAACTGTTTTCTCGCTGGGTAGGTTAGATAGTTCATTTCTATATCAAATAAACGGGAACAAGGTTATTCAGCAAGAGTTTGACTACACAAAAAATCAACGAAACCTGACTTCGCAAAATGATTATTTGATTTTTTTGGCAGACGAACACGGGCGAACTTCTCTTTACAAATCTGTTCCTATGATGCCTCCGTTGGTAGCCAATCAAAACTTTTCTTTTCTTGACTTTTGGCAAAACGGACACTCTGTTGGCAACATCCATGCTCAAGGATTTGGCGAAAGACCAAAATTGAGATACTACGCAGAGTCAGGTTCTGGCCTCGACTATTTCAATGTAGATGAATACAGCGGCGAAATAAGCATCAAAGACAATCAAAAGTTTTATACAAGCAAAAGTCTTTCTTTCGACTTAAAAGTGAGAGTTTCTGACCGAAAAAATGGAGATTCGCATTGCACCATAACGCTGGAAAGAAAAAGAAACCGCCCTTTTAACTCATATAATGTGCGAGAATCTCTTATATTTTTTCCTGATTTTAAGCGGGTCAATACACTTACCACGAGCAAACTTCCTGATGGCTTAACGGTTTGGATTTATGATTTAGATTACAATATGATAGATGAGATAACCATAAATAATGGAGCAATTATATTAGGCGGATACCCCAGCGGGGTGTATCTTATAAATGTTGACAACGGACAAAATTTATATCAAAAGATAGAATTAAAATAA
- a CDS encoding NAD-dependent epimerase/dehydratase family protein, with product MSETILIIGSEGQVGTDLAATLRDRYGKNNVICSDIKESTEEKLDFGPYEIFDVLNVERTKELFQKYKPTMVYHLAAMLSATAEKWPKKGWELNMDGMFNIFDACLDHNVKRVFWPSSIAVFGPNTPRDNTPQNCVMDPNTIYGISKLAGERYCEYYFNRYNLDVRSVRYPGLIGWKALPGGGTTDYAVDIFHQALKSKSYTCFLREDTSLPMMYMDDAIKATIDITETTAQNVPIRSSYNLSGMSFDPKTLAEAIKKEIADFEIRYEIDSRQKIADSWPKSIDDSQARKDWNWKPDFDLDKMVKEMLNQLSKTESI from the coding sequence ATGAGTGAAACGATTTTAATTATTGGTTCTGAAGGTCAGGTAGGAACCGATCTTGCGGCAACGCTTCGCGATAGATATGGAAAGAACAATGTGATTTGTTCAGACATCAAAGAATCAACAGAAGAAAAACTTGATTTCGGCCCTTACGAGATTTTTGATGTTTTAAATGTTGAACGTACCAAAGAACTGTTTCAAAAATACAAGCCAACCATGGTATATCACTTAGCAGCCATGCTTAGTGCCACTGCCGAAAAATGGCCCAAAAAGGGTTGGGAACTGAACATGGACGGCATGTTCAACATTTTTGACGCATGTCTCGACCATAATGTAAAACGTGTTTTTTGGCCTAGTTCCATTGCCGTTTTTGGCCCAAACACTCCAAGAGATAATACCCCTCAAAATTGTGTGATGGATCCAAACACCATTTATGGAATTTCAAAATTGGCCGGAGAGCGATATTGTGAATATTATTTTAATAGATATAACCTTGATGTGCGAAGCGTTCGATATCCTGGTTTAATAGGTTGGAAAGCACTACCCGGAGGCGGCACCACAGATTATGCTGTCGATATTTTTCATCAGGCATTAAAATCGAAAAGCTACACTTGTTTTTTAAGGGAAGACACTTCGTTGCCCATGATGTATATGGATGATGCCATAAAGGCCACCATTGATATAACAGAAACAACAGCTCAAAATGTCCCAATCAGAAGTTCGTATAACTTAAGTGGTATGAGCTTTGACCCAAAAACATTAGCCGAAGCAATTAAAAAAGAAATTGCTGATTTTGAGATACGCTATGAAATTGACTCTCGACAGAAAATAGCTGATAGTTGGCCCAAAAGTATTGATGACTCGCAAGCCCGAAAAGATTGGAATTGGAAACCTGATTTTGATTTAGACAAAATGGTTAAAGAAATGCTAAATCAACTTTCTAAAACAGAAAGCATATAA